The Stieleria maiorica genome includes the window ACCCCGTCGACGGCCAAATGGTCTTCGTACAGTTTGCGGAGCTCGTGGCAGCGGAGCATCGGGTTTTGCAGTTTTTAGGGGGCGTGGGCATACAGGCTGCTGAAAGGTTAGGTTACGCTTGGGCGATGTGTCGGCAGAGACGAATGCTCGAATCTTGGGAAGGCAGATCTTGGGACGGCAGATCTTGGGAAGGCAGAGCGGATGGACGAGAACCTACCGATGAAGCAGCAAATCGAGGGGCGACCCGCAGATGATCCCCGCCGAGTCGCCCGGCTTGAATCCCAATGACGAATCCCTATCGCGCCCCGGTCGAGACTCACAGCACCGGTGACGAGACAGATGCGGCAGCGGCGGAGTTCCTGGTCACGGCCCGGCAACTGCGGTTTGCCGAGTCAAAATTCTTGCTCTATCGATGTGGCGGTCGATTGACGTTGGCATCCTTCGTCATGATCGCGTTGTCGCTTCTGGTTGCGGTTGATTTGTCGTCGCTTCCGCTGCCGACCGCAGCAGCGGTGGGGCCAACCCCGTTTCCCCTGGTGCTGCGTGAACTCGCGGTGATGGGGCTGGCGACGGTCGTCTACCTGAGCTTGATCCTCTCGGTCCGCAAGACGGTCAGGGCAGAACTCGCATCACACGGCATCGTGGATGGTGCGGGACTTTCAGTGGTCGTCAAAGATCGTGTGCTCGGGTGGTCCGGACCCCAAGGCGTGTTTTCGGTGCCCTTGAATCAATCGCGTCCGATACGAACGCGGAAAGGGATGATCGTGGTGGTCGATCGAGACCTGTTTCTTTTCATTCCCAAAGAGGCCGCATTTGCCGGCGGTCGCTATCAAGACTTCGCGCGAGCCCTCGTCGCGTGATGTGGGAGACTAAGCCACGATCATCCCGATGATTCCCGCTACCGCGACGTAGTACAGAAACACCAACGCGGTGATCCGGATGATATCGCCTTCGCGGCCGACCAGCCCCACGACGGCACAGGCGGCGACCACGTTGTGAACGCAAATCGTGTTGCCAGCCGCGCCGCCGACCGCTTGCAACGCGACGACCCAGATCGGGTCGGCGGCGATGTTTTGGCCGACTTGGAACTGGAACAGCGAAAACATCATGTTGCTGATCGTGTTGCTGCCGGCGACAAAGGCGCCCAGCCCGCCGACCAGTGGCGACAACAACGGCCAGGCTCCTCCGACCAGCGACGAAACCCCGCCGGCAAGCACCTTGGGCATCGAATCATACCCCGCGGCGCCGCCATCACTGTTGATAAATAACTGAACCATCGGGACCGCAAAGACCAACGCCAGCGACGCCGAAACGACCATCCGCAGCGACCGCGTCGTCGCATCGACCACCGCCCGCTTGCTCATCCGGTGCAATGGAATCGTCAGCAAGCAGACCAGCACAAACAGGGCGCCCGGCAGATACAGCGGCGCGACGGGTTTGATGCTGATCGCCGATCCGAAAAGATTCTCCATCAGCGTCGCATCGGCGGGAATGGTGACCGATTTGAGCCACTGGCCGAGCGGAATCCACGGCAATCGTGTCAGCACCAGCATCACCGCGATCAACAAATAGGGCACCCATGACCGCATGATGGACAACCCGTGTCCGGCGTCCTTCAGCCGAATGTCGACGTTGCCATTCCAGTCGTCCGGCCAGGTGGACGCCTCGGGAAAATCCCACGCCGGCTCGCGCGGCACCAGCCAGCCCCGTCGGGCCAGCGGAACCGTCAACGATAATCCCACCAACGCCCCGATCAGCGACGGGAATTCCGGCCCCAACGTGTTGGCGATGATCGTCGACGGGATCGTCATCGATAGCGACGCGAACAGGGCAAAGGGCCAAATGCGAAACCCTTCACGCCATGAGCGGTTGGCCCCGAAAAAGCGTGTCATCACGACAACCACAAACAGCGGAATCAACGTCCCGCAAATCATGTGGACCAGCGCCACCCGTCCACCGACCAACGGCAACAACGTGGACCAGATGTCGTCGCCCGCTGCGAGTTCATCTCGGGCATAAGCGAGGACCGATTCGCTGCCGCTAAGCCCATTCTTGACGCCGATCAGAATCGGCGTGCCCACCGCACCAAACGACACCGGCGTGCACTGGATCAACATCCCGCTGACGACCGCCGATTTGGCGGGAAACCCCAGCCCGACCAACAGCGGCACGCAGACCGCAGCGGGAGTCCCAAACCCGGCGCTGCCTTCGATGAACGACCCGAACAACCACGCGATCAAGATGACTTGCACACGACGATCCGGAGTGATGTCCGTGAATCCCCGCCGGATCACCGCCAGCCCACCGCTCTCGCTGAGCGTGTTGAGCAACAGGATCGCACCGAAAATGATGAACAGCAACTGCGCGGTGACCACCAATCCATTGACCGACGCCGCGGCAATCGTCGCCGTGTCCAGTTTCCAAACAAAGTACGCCAACACCACAACGCTGACGTACGCAATCGGCATCGCCCGGGAAGCCGGCATCCGCAAGGCGACCAGTAAGACCGCAACGACAAGAATCGGCGTGAACGCGAGCAGCGGGGCGATGGTTTCCATGGGCGATCGTCATGTTGCGTGTGGAGAAAATTCTCTGCGTCGTCCTCCCTGGCAGAGCGTTGATATCTACACAAGTTCATGATTTTCGCCGACTGCCCTGGATGGGGTTCATCTTCCCCGGATGGAGCCGCGGTTGCAACGCCGGTACTGCATCTGCAGCACGACACGCATCATTCTACTGCCAACCGTTTCGCCTGTTGGACGAGTAAGACGAACTCGTCGCGATAACCCGAACGATCATCGATCGCGCCGGAGGTGGCGATTTCTTCGACCATGTCCAGGTCGCAGCTGCCTTTGTGCGGGGAGTCTCGAAGCAGCATTGCGAAGGCGGCCACGCCGGCGGCGAATTGGAAATCGCGGTCGGTTTCATGGAACGCCTTGCCGCCATCTTTAGCGGCAAATTCGATCTGGCGGCCCTGGCCTCCCGTCGGCGGTTGATAGAAAATCGTCAACGTCAACAGTTCGCCGCTGGCAGCTTGCTCCCGCAAGCGAACCGGATGTTGGTACTTCAGGTCTCCCGTCGTCGTCGGCCCCGCGGTCACACCGCCGTCTGGAAGTTTCCGACGGGGCACAACCTCATACAGCGCTGTCACGGTGTGCCCCGCCCCGATCTCGCCGGATTCTTTGTTGCCATCCGCTACATCTTCCGCGGCCACGAAGCGATTCTCTTCGCCGATCAAGCGATATGATTCGACTTCCATCGGATTGAACTCCACCTGCAGTCGGACGTCTTTGGCAACCGTCACCAGACTGCCCTGAATCTGATCGACCAGGACCTTCCGCGCATCGTCTTGGCTGTTGACCAGTACCGAGTTGCCGTTGGCTTTGTTGATGATCTGTTCGGTTACTGCGTCGTTGCGGTTGTCGATGCCGAATCCCAGCACGGTCAGGAAGATTTTGTCGGCGGCGTGTTGCTGTGCCAGATTCACCAGTTCATCGGTGTCGGTCAGGCCGACGTTGAAATCGCCGTCGCTGCACACGATGACTCGATTGATGCCGCCGCTGATGAAGTGCTCGCGGGCGATGTCGTAGGCCAGTTGGATGCCGCGGCCGTCGTCGGTGGATCCACCCGTACGCAGGCGATCCAGTGAATCGACAATGACCTTTTTGCGATCGCCCGAGGTTGAATCGAGCACGATGCCGGCTGCTCCCGCGTAGACCACGATTGCGACGGAATCCTTTTCACCGAGTCGATCGACCAACGTTTTGATGCCATCGACCACCAGCGGCATTTTGTTGGGACGGTTCATCGACCCGGAAACGTCCACCAGGAACACCAGATTGCTGGGAGGACGATCCAGGTCAGGCACCTTTGCCTTGATCCCGATTCGGGCCAGCCGATGTTGCGGATTCCAGGGGCAGGGGGCGATTTCCATCGCCGCGGCAAACGGAGAGTCGTCTTGTGGGGGCGCGTAATGGTAGTCGAAGTAGTTGACCCACTCTTCGACCCGGACGGATTCGGGAGCGGGCCATTGGTTGTACTGGTTCAAGTTGATTCGCAACTTGGCGTAAGCAGTGGGGTCGACGTCCATCGGAAACGTCGAAAGCGGCGCGCTGGCGACCCGCATGAAGGGATTTTCGGCGATCGGCGCGAATCGATCTCCATCATCCCGCGGCATCGGTGGCCCGGCACCGCCTTGGCCGGCTCCGGTCATCGCCCCCATCATCATCTCGTCTTCCTGCGTGCGGCCGGCGATGTTCACGGGATCGTTTGCCCCGAAGTTCATCGCCCGCGGCGGGCGACGGCGATAGGGCGGCGCGACCGGCTGTGCCAACAGCGGATTCATTTGAATCGAACGCGCCGGGCCGTTGGGTTCGGCCGGGCTATTTGGCTGTGGCGATTCTTGTCGAGGGGCGTCGGATCCGGTCGCGACCGCGTCGTCGGTGTTGTCGTTTGCGGCGGCATCGGATTGCACGAGATTCGCAGCGTCGCCCTGCGTTGCAACACTCTGGGGGACAACACTCTGCGGTACAACCGGATCAGGGGTTTTGTCGGGCGGTGCTGCCGTCGAGTCGCCTTGTGAATCGGCTGCAAGGGCGGGCTGCATGGCCGACGCATCGTTGTCCGTCTGATCGCCGCTTGTCGTCTTGGGATCAGACGTCGCCAGCGTGCCGGTTTCGGGTTCGGCCGGCGGGACGCTTTCCGGTGCGCCGTTACTCGATCCTTTCAATTGCGCTGTCGCGGTGTTGGTGGCCAGTGTCGCGCGGACGGCGGCCAATTCCATCTCGACAGAACGTTTCGCAGCGACCAGACGCTGGTTTTCGGATTCAATCTGGCTGATTCGATCTTGCAGCTGTTGGGTATCGGTATTCGCGGTGATGACTCGATTGAGAGCCGGCAACGTCAACCCGGAAATCAGCAACAACGTGGCCGCGACGGCCAAGCCGGCCACCCAAAGTCGTGTGGACGAATCCGTACCGCCGGCCGTGACCGGCGGTGGCTCGGGGTGGGGAGCTTGGATGGCGTTTTCGATTCGTCGGCGATCGAATGGATTGACACCGACGGTCTCGGACGCGAATTCAGCTTTAACCGCTCCGACGGCGTCGCGTACCGACGCGACGATGGCTCGCACCTCCGGCGATGCGTCCATCAACTTCATGAACTCGGTCGCCTCCTCGCGTTCCAATTCACCGAAGACAAACGCGGTCGCGCGCTCTTCGATCCTTTCGTATTGGTCGGTCGGTTCGGATGCCATGATTCGGATTCCCAGGATGATGTGTCATTCAGCGGCGGCGAGTCGGTTGCGAATCAATTTCAATCCCGTGCTCAACAGGTAGCCGACGTTGCCGACGCTCAGCCCCGTCAACTCGCTGATTTCGCGGTAGCTTAAATCCCCGTGAATCTTCAGCCGGATGACCTCTTGCTGTTTTGCCGGCAACGTGGCCAGCAGACTTTGCGCGTTTTCGTGTCGTTCGGCCATTTCGACGACGGATTGCGGGCCGGCGTCTCGGCTGACTTGACGTGCGGCGCTTGCATCATCGAGCGTCTTCATTCGGCTTTCCTTCTTCAGGATGTCCAGTGCACGATTACGACAGACTCGAAAGAGCCATTGCCGGACTCGATCTTGGACCTGCTGGCGCGGTTGTCGGCACAGTCGAACGAACGTGTCCTGAACGACGTCGCTGGCGCGGTCGCGATCGCCCAATAACTGTGTCGCATAACCCATCATCGGCAATTCGTTCTCTCGGAACACTTCGGTCAGCCACGCTTGATCGCTCAGCCGATCGGGATCGGCCTGGTCGCCCGACGAATCGCATTGGTGATTCAACTGGTTCATTACCCGCGCAAGCAGAAGGATGCTCGTCCGTGCACAGTGGAAAACGATCGGACCGCGACGCCCTTAGAAAAAAACTCGTTTTGAAGTGACGAGAAGCCCAGAAAGTTGAATTTTGGCCCGAATTCGACGTCCCGTGTGCCAAGCGGTTACACTTTTCTCCTCCCCGCCAGCGTTTTTACGCCCACTATCCTCCCCCCATTTGCCGGGTCCATCGCCATGCCTGTCATCGATCGTCGTCGGTTTCTTGTCCACCATGCTGCCGTGGCCGCTGCGGCCGCCACATCGGTCACCCTGGCCCCGCGATGCGTGCGTGCTGCGGCCAATGATCGATTGAAGGTGGCGTTCATCGGCGTGGGAGGACGCGGCGCGAGCAACTTGAAGGCGATCACGGGAACCGGACGCATCGATGTCGTGGCGATCTGTGACGTCGACAATCGCTTCCTGGAAAACACCGCCAAGCAATTTCCCGCGGCACGCAAATTCCGCGACTTCCGCAAACTTTATGACGCCGTCGGGAAAGAGATCGATGCGGCGGTGGTCAGCACGACCGAGCACATGCACGCCTACGCCACGATGCCGGCGCTGCAATTGGGAAAACACGTCTACTGTGAAAAACCACTCGCCTACAACATTGCCGAAACCCGCGCGGTGACCGAAGCCGCCGAGCGGGCGGGCGTCGTGACGCAAATGGGAACCCAGATTCACGCCGGCGCCAACTACCGCCGCGTGGTGGAGTTGATTCAATCCGGGGCGATCGGTGACGTTCACGAAGCCCACGTCTGGGTCGGCCGCGCCTGGGGATTGCAGTCCGAAGCCGACGCCCAAAAGAACGATCGACTGTTTGTCGATGCCAGGCCGAAAACCGGGATGACGCCGCCGAGCTATCTGGATTGGGACCTCTGGTTGGGACCGGCGCCGGAAAGGCCGTTTCACCAGGTCTATTTTCCCGGCCCGAACTGGTACCGCTGGTGGGATTTTGGCAACGGCACGATGTCCGACCTGGGCAGCCACTGGAACGACCTGCCGTTTTGGGCGCTGCAGTTGGACGCGCCGCAAACCGTCGAAGCCTTTGGACCGGAGCCACATCCGGAGATCGCACCGGCGTCGATGTCGGCCGAATATCAGTACGGCCGACGCGGCGATCGAGGGCCGGTGAAATTGACTTGGTATCAGGGGACACACAAGCCGGAGATTTGGGAACGCGGGGAGATCCCAAAGTGGAACAGCGGCGTGCTGTTCGTCGGTTCCAAAGGCATGTTGTTGTCCGATTACCGCAAGCATCTGTTGTTGCCCGAGTCGGATTTCGAGGACTTCGTTTATCCCGATCCGTTCATCCCCGATTCGTCCGGTCACCACGAAGAATGGGTCGCCGCCTGTTTAGACGGCGGCGAAACCGGCAGCCCGTTCAGTTATGCCGGTCCCCTGACCGAAGCCAATCACCTGGGCAACGTCGCCTTCCGCGTCGGCAAAAAAATCACCTGGGATCGCGAAACGATGAAGTGCATCGGATGCCCGGAAGCCGATCCGTTCATTCGCCGCCAACCGCGCGCCGGTTGGTCGTTGTCGTGACGCCGAAGTCCCTTCTCCAGGAAACCACCATGTATCGCCGAACTCTTCTCAAGTCTGCCGCCTTTTCCGCCGCAGCGGCAGCCACGTCCACGGTAGCCTCCAACGCATCGGCCGGCGAATTCACCGGCAAGATCAAAAAGGCCGTCAAGCTTCACATGGCGACCGGCGATGCTTCGGTGTTAGACAAGTTCCGCATGATCCGTGACCTCGGATTCGACGGCGTTGAAACACGCGTCAAGCTCGGCAAAGAAAATGAGGCGTTGGTTCGATCTTATGCCCAGGCCAGTGAATCCACCGGGTTGCCGATTCATGGAGTGATCCATTCCAGCAACCCTGACTTGGTCGGCGCGATCGATCAGGCCAAGTCGTTGGGGGCGACCTCGGTCTTGCACGTAGTTCGGTACGATCGCAAGATCAGTTACCTGCGGAATCATGAGGAGACCAAGCAGATCATCCGGAGTGCGGTCGATCAAGCCGAAAAACAGGGCGTGATGATCTTGTGCGAAAACGTCTGGGCGTCGTACTTGATCGAGCCGATGGGGATGGCACGATTCGTCGATTCATTCGACAGTCCGATGGTCGGGATCTATTTTGACGTCGGCAACGTCGTCCGCTGGGGATGGCCTCAGCATTGGCTGGAAGTGATCGGCCGGAGAGCCAAAAAGTTGGACATCAAAGAGTATGACCTGGGCGTTGCGATGAACGAAGGCATGCGGGAAGGGTTCCGCAAACCGCTCGGTGAGGGCAGCATCGAGTGGGACAAGGTCCGCAGCGAGCTGACAAAGATCGACTACCAAGGCTGGGCGACCGCCGAGGTCAAGGGCGGCGATCGGGCTCGGCTGGCGGAAATCGCCGCACAGATGGACCGCGTGTTGGATCTGGCTTGAAGCTATCCCGCCGGGGCAACGATCGTGCAATGGGACCAATAGGACACATAGGACTTATTGGTCACATCTGTCCTATTGGTCCTATCGATCGCGTGACCTACTCGGTTTCGATGCGATACAGCTGTGTTTCACTTCTCAGCAGGATCGCGTCATCGACGACCGCA containing:
- a CDS encoding RNA polymerase sigma factor, which encodes MNHQCDSSGDQADPDRLSDQAWLTEVFRENELPMMGYATQLLGDRDRASDVVQDTFVRLCRQPRQQVQDRVRQWLFRVCRNRALDILKKESRMKTLDDASAARQVSRDAGPQSVVEMAERHENAQSLLATLPAKQQEVIRLKIHGDLSYREISELTGLSVGNVGYLLSTGLKLIRNRLAAAE
- a CDS encoding Gfo/Idh/MocA family protein gives rise to the protein MPVIDRRRFLVHHAAVAAAAATSVTLAPRCVRAAANDRLKVAFIGVGGRGASNLKAITGTGRIDVVAICDVDNRFLENTAKQFPAARKFRDFRKLYDAVGKEIDAAVVSTTEHMHAYATMPALQLGKHVYCEKPLAYNIAETRAVTEAAERAGVVTQMGTQIHAGANYRRVVELIQSGAIGDVHEAHVWVGRAWGLQSEADAQKNDRLFVDARPKTGMTPPSYLDWDLWLGPAPERPFHQVYFPGPNWYRWWDFGNGTMSDLGSHWNDLPFWALQLDAPQTVEAFGPEPHPEIAPASMSAEYQYGRRGDRGPVKLTWYQGTHKPEIWERGEIPKWNSGVLFVGSKGMLLSDYRKHLLLPESDFEDFVYPDPFIPDSSGHHEEWVAACLDGGETGSPFSYAGPLTEANHLGNVAFRVGKKITWDRETMKCIGCPEADPFIRRQPRAGWSLS
- a CDS encoding sugar phosphate isomerase/epimerase family protein; translation: MYRRTLLKSAAFSAAAAATSTVASNASAGEFTGKIKKAVKLHMATGDASVLDKFRMIRDLGFDGVETRVKLGKENEALVRSYAQASESTGLPIHGVIHSSNPDLVGAIDQAKSLGATSVLHVVRYDRKISYLRNHEETKQIIRSAVDQAEKQGVMILCENVWASYLIEPMGMARFVDSFDSPMVGIYFDVGNVVRWGWPQHWLEVIGRRAKKLDIKEYDLGVAMNEGMREGFRKPLGEGSIEWDKVRSELTKIDYQGWATAEVKGGDRARLAEIAAQMDRVLDLA
- a CDS encoding YfbK domain-containing protein, whose translation is MASEPTDQYERIEERATAFVFGELEREEATEFMKLMDASPEVRAIVASVRDAVGAVKAEFASETVGVNPFDRRRIENAIQAPHPEPPPVTAGGTDSSTRLWVAGLAVAATLLLISGLTLPALNRVITANTDTQQLQDRISQIESENQRLVAAKRSVEMELAAVRATLATNTATAQLKGSSNGAPESVPPAEPETGTLATSDPKTTSGDQTDNDASAMQPALAADSQGDSTAAPPDKTPDPVVPQSVVPQSVATQGDAANLVQSDAAANDNTDDAVATGSDAPRQESPQPNSPAEPNGPARSIQMNPLLAQPVAPPYRRRPPRAMNFGANDPVNIAGRTQEDEMMMGAMTGAGQGGAGPPMPRDDGDRFAPIAENPFMRVASAPLSTFPMDVDPTAYAKLRINLNQYNQWPAPESVRVEEWVNYFDYHYAPPQDDSPFAAAMEIAPCPWNPQHRLARIGIKAKVPDLDRPPSNLVFLVDVSGSMNRPNKMPLVVDGIKTLVDRLGEKDSVAIVVYAGAAGIVLDSTSGDRKKVIVDSLDRLRTGGSTDDGRGIQLAYDIAREHFISGGINRVIVCSDGDFNVGLTDTDELVNLAQQHAADKIFLTVLGFGIDNRNDAVTEQIINKANGNSVLVNSQDDARKVLVDQIQGSLVTVAKDVRLQVEFNPMEVESYRLIGEENRFVAAEDVADGNKESGEIGAGHTVTALYEVVPRRKLPDGGVTAGPTTTGDLKYQHPVRLREQAASGELLTLTIFYQPPTGGQGRQIEFAAKDGGKAFHETDRDFQFAAGVAAFAMLLRDSPHKGSCDLDMVEEIATSGAIDDRSGYRDEFVLLVQQAKRLAVE
- a CDS encoding L-lactate permease, yielding METIAPLLAFTPILVVAVLLVALRMPASRAMPIAYVSVVVLAYFVWKLDTATIAAASVNGLVVTAQLLFIIFGAILLLNTLSESGGLAVIRRGFTDITPDRRVQVILIAWLFGSFIEGSAGFGTPAAVCVPLLVGLGFPAKSAVVSGMLIQCTPVSFGAVGTPILIGVKNGLSGSESVLAYARDELAAGDDIWSTLLPLVGGRVALVHMICGTLIPLFVVVVMTRFFGANRSWREGFRIWPFALFASLSMTIPSTIIANTLGPEFPSLIGALVGLSLTVPLARRGWLVPREPAWDFPEASTWPDDWNGNVDIRLKDAGHGLSIMRSWVPYLLIAVMLVLTRLPWIPLGQWLKSVTIPADATLMENLFGSAISIKPVAPLYLPGALFVLVCLLTIPLHRMSKRAVVDATTRSLRMVVSASLALVFAVPMVQLFINSDGGAAGYDSMPKVLAGGVSSLVGGAWPLLSPLVGGLGAFVAGSNTISNMMFSLFQFQVGQNIAADPIWVVALQAVGGAAGNTICVHNVVAACAVVGLVGREGDIIRITALVFLYYVAVAGIIGMIVA